A window of the Candidatus Paraluminiphilus aquimaris genome harbors these coding sequences:
- a CDS encoding TatD family hydrolase, protein MGKKTRPPIPHLDGKIIETHCHLDYLSKEELVSTLRQSRAVGVEKIITIAVSRDNQSTVREIADSDPNVWCTQGLHPHEAASWSPDFNDDLRSNADHSKVVAVGEIGLDYYYEHAEPETQIAAFEGQLHVAIECDKPVVIHTREAEDDTKAVLSGVSRSLSKKGVIHSFTSSPDLAEFCLSEGFYLGFNGIVTFKNADNVREVVRQTPIERILLETDAPYLTPVPYRGVPNAPFYLPFIAQTVADLKQVSVEELLSITYQNSLDCFF, encoded by the coding sequence ATGGGTAAGAAAACCAGACCGCCAATCCCGCACTTAGATGGCAAAATCATAGAGACTCACTGCCACCTTGATTACCTAAGCAAGGAGGAGCTCGTTAGCACCCTAAGGCAATCACGCGCGGTTGGGGTTGAGAAGATCATTACGATTGCCGTCTCACGGGATAACCAATCAACGGTGCGTGAAATTGCCGACTCGGACCCCAACGTTTGGTGTACACAGGGCTTGCACCCACATGAAGCCGCGTCCTGGAGCCCCGATTTCAACGACGATCTTCGATCAAATGCGGACCACTCAAAAGTGGTCGCCGTCGGCGAGATTGGCCTAGATTATTATTACGAACACGCAGAGCCTGAGACGCAAATCGCAGCATTTGAAGGCCAACTTCATGTTGCCATCGAATGCGACAAACCTGTTGTCATCCATACTCGCGAGGCAGAAGACGACACAAAGGCTGTGCTCTCAGGCGTGTCGAGGTCATTATCGAAAAAGGGTGTGATCCACAGCTTTACCAGCAGCCCAGACTTGGCCGAATTTTGTTTAAGTGAGGGTTTCTACCTAGGCTTCAATGGCATTGTCACGTTTAAGAACGCGGATAATGTTAGGGAAGTCGTTCGACAAACACCTATCGAGCGCATTCTGCTTGAGACCGACGCGCCATACCTCACACCCGTACCGTATCGCGGCGTACCGAATGCGCCTTTTTACCTCCCTTTCATCGCTCAAACTGTGGCTGATTTAAAGCAAGTGAGCGTAGAAGAATTACTTTCGATCACCTACCAAAATAGCCTTGACTGCTTTTTTTAA
- a CDS encoding LysR family transcriptional regulator translates to MDTSQLSRVDLNLLVALHVLLEEKSVSRAAERLHVTQPAMSKTLNRLRDTFDDPLFARSKRGIQPTPRAEALASQLVNVLSDIESLLDAGEFSPNAFRGEIVIAISEYVGFTLLPSLTSRLETRAPKLKLRTITRAEHQLDLLADGSLDFAIQLSRTNYSREFRHHELASSPLAVFVRRDHPLTKQPVHENDLSLFPQINLYIADRNEVAEVDQSASEILGGAKGSLETSHLLTAFEILRSTNYTLVCPAYMARNDGATRDLVTLPIPEHLGRTIEYSLVAHQRTERSPIHQWFWNEVIDAVRALRVRTVHRG, encoded by the coding sequence ATGGATACCAGCCAATTATCGCGCGTAGATTTGAATCTTCTGGTTGCCCTGCATGTGTTGCTCGAGGAGAAAAGTGTCTCTCGCGCCGCGGAACGCTTGCACGTAACACAACCGGCGATGTCAAAAACGTTGAACCGGCTCAGAGATACATTTGACGACCCGCTCTTTGCGCGGAGTAAACGCGGTATTCAACCAACACCTCGTGCAGAAGCACTCGCCAGTCAGCTTGTGAACGTGCTCAGTGATATAGAGTCACTTTTGGACGCAGGAGAATTCAGCCCTAATGCCTTTCGTGGGGAGATTGTCATTGCCATCTCCGAGTATGTGGGCTTTACGTTGTTGCCCTCGCTGACATCGCGACTTGAAACTCGCGCGCCAAAACTCAAATTAAGAACCATTACGCGCGCTGAACACCAGCTCGACTTGCTGGCTGACGGGTCGCTAGACTTCGCCATTCAACTCAGTCGCACGAACTACTCGCGTGAGTTTCGTCACCATGAGCTGGCGAGCTCGCCACTTGCGGTTTTTGTACGCAGGGACCACCCGCTCACGAAACAGCCTGTTCACGAAAACGATCTAAGCCTCTTCCCGCAAATTAATCTGTATATCGCCGACAGAAATGAAGTGGCTGAAGTGGATCAATCCGCTTCAGAAATACTAGGGGGTGCAAAAGGCAGCCTGGAAACCTCGCACCTCCTGACAGCCTTCGAAATTCTGCGAAGCACTAATTATACGCTGGTGTGCCCGGCCTATATGGCGCGCAACGACGGAGCAACCAGAGATCTCGTCACCCTGCCGATACCCGAGCATTTAGGTAGAACCATTGAGTACTCGTTAGTTGCGCATCAACGCACCGAGCGGTCTCCTATTCACCAGTGGTTCTGGAATGAGGTAATCGACGCAGTGAGAGCGCTTAGAGTTCGTACGGTTCACCGGGGTTAA
- a CDS encoding class I SAM-dependent methyltransferase yields MTTNKHLRVISGLSVPYASHPQVRALKRSGRRPSLHGTKLWGASQILMDYLASTTQTQPKTVIDAGCGWGLSGIWCAKHLQATVASLDADPDVIPYLELTAKINGAEVTPIVGRFEDLGSDLLSATDLLIGADICFWDELVDPVIAMITTAIESGTKRVVIADPQRAPFLAVCEHILEYFGGELIEWRAPATKTVGALLVIENA; encoded by the coding sequence TTGACGACAAACAAACACCTCAGAGTAATATCTGGCTTAAGCGTTCCCTACGCGTCTCACCCGCAGGTTCGTGCGCTCAAGCGCAGTGGTCGACGCCCTTCCCTTCACGGAACGAAGCTATGGGGGGCGAGTCAGATCCTCATGGATTATCTCGCCTCAACCACACAAACACAGCCCAAGACGGTCATTGACGCGGGTTGCGGCTGGGGACTTTCAGGTATCTGGTGCGCCAAGCACCTCCAAGCCACGGTTGCATCGCTTGATGCAGATCCCGATGTCATCCCCTATTTGGAGCTCACCGCAAAGATCAATGGCGCTGAAGTGACACCGATCGTTGGGCGCTTCGAAGATTTGGGCTCAGATCTTCTGTCGGCTACCGACCTTTTAATCGGTGCGGACATTTGTTTCTGGGACGAGCTGGTTGACCCGGTTATAGCCATGATCACGACAGCCATTGAGAGTGGAACCAAGCGAGTCGTCATTGCGGATCCACAACGCGCTCCGTTTCTCGCGGTGTGCGAGCACATTCTGGAATACTTTGGTGGAGAACTGATTGAATGGCGGGCGCCCGCAACAAAAACTGTCGGCGCCCTACTCGTTATCGAAAATGCCTGA
- a CDS encoding cold-shock protein encodes MADKCVGTVKWFNNAKGFGFITMPDRTEDIFVHFRAIEGEGFKSLAEGEEVEFELAEGPKGLQAEAVKKRS; translated from the coding sequence ATGGCAGATAAATGTGTCGGCACCGTAAAGTGGTTCAACAATGCAAAAGGTTTTGGCTTCATTACGATGCCTGACCGCACCGAAGATATCTTCGTCCACTTTCGTGCCATAGAGGGCGAGGGGTTCAAAAGCCTTGCCGAAGGTGAAGAAGTGGAATTCGAGCTCGCAGAAGGCCCCAAGGGACTGCAAGCCGAGGCGGTTAAAAAGCGTAGCTAG
- a CDS encoding valine--tRNA ligase produces the protein MDKTFSPAAIEAHWYSEWESKNHFAPQEGNGAYCIPIPPPNVTGTLHMGHGFQQAIMDALIRFNRMKGKSTLWQVGTDHAGIATQMLVERQLEAKGISRHDIGREGFIDKVWEWKAESGGTITQQLRRLGASVDWTRERFTMDPDLSKVVSEVFVRLYDEGLIYRGQRLVNWDPKLHTAISDLEVVQEEESGHLWHLQYPVVDSDEVITVATTRPETMLGDTAVAVNPNDERYQHLVGKMIALPLCNRAIPIIADDYVDAEFGSGCVKITPAHDFNDYAMGERHDLPLINILTADAHINDNAPEAFRGLERFEARAAVISAMENLGLLEKTEDHTLKVPRGDRSGVVIEPWLTLQWYVDAKKLAGPAIEAVESGAIEFVPKQWENTYFAWMRDIQDWCISRQLWWGHRIPAWYDTDGNVYVGEDETLIRQENGLDNDVELRQDDDVLDTWFSSALWTFSTLGWPEETEELERFHPASVLVTGFDIIFFWVARMIMMTLHLKGEIPFKQVYVHGLVRDAEGQKMSKSKGNVLDPIDLIDGIELEDLVTKRTSSMMQPKQAQKVEKATRKQFPDGIPGYGTDALRFTFYSLASTGRDIKFDLGRMEGFRNFCNKLWNASRYVLMNTEAFALTSEKPSFSLADRWIRSQLQQVIAETSRNIEHYRFDHAAQTLYDFVWNEYCDWYLELSKPVLWSDDASASQKHGTLLTLLEVLETVLRLLHPMMPFITEEIWQNVAPRLDRHGDTIMLAQWPSSDAEEVDTAAEDDIEWLKTVITAVRTIRSEANIPPGEALEVLFGNATETDKANVEKLGQSLEKMAKVKRTTVLGNSDDRPPALSALAGTLEVMVPMAGVVDIEKELTRLEKELERMKTEQARIAAKLGNQNFVDRAPQAVVDKEKVKLEELETGISSISAQKSKIEELR, from the coding sequence ATGGATAAAACGTTTTCGCCGGCGGCAATCGAAGCCCACTGGTATTCAGAGTGGGAGTCGAAAAACCATTTTGCGCCACAAGAAGGAAACGGCGCCTATTGCATTCCCATTCCGCCTCCCAACGTGACCGGCACACTTCACATGGGTCACGGCTTCCAGCAGGCCATTATGGACGCGCTGATACGCTTCAACCGAATGAAGGGAAAAAGCACACTCTGGCAGGTCGGTACCGACCACGCGGGTATTGCCACCCAAATGTTAGTTGAGCGACAACTCGAGGCGAAGGGCATCTCCCGCCATGACATAGGCAGAGAAGGCTTCATCGACAAGGTTTGGGAATGGAAAGCAGAGTCTGGGGGCACTATCACCCAACAGCTTCGGCGACTGGGCGCGTCAGTGGATTGGACGCGCGAGCGATTTACGATGGATCCAGACTTATCCAAAGTGGTCAGCGAGGTATTTGTTCGTCTTTATGACGAGGGGTTGATCTACAGGGGACAACGCCTCGTCAACTGGGACCCGAAGTTACACACGGCCATTTCCGATTTAGAGGTGGTGCAGGAGGAAGAATCTGGCCATTTATGGCACCTGCAATACCCAGTGGTTGACTCCGACGAGGTCATCACCGTGGCAACCACCCGTCCGGAGACGATGCTTGGCGATACGGCCGTCGCTGTAAATCCAAACGATGAACGATACCAACACCTCGTTGGAAAGATGATCGCGCTGCCGCTCTGTAACAGAGCAATCCCCATCATTGCCGACGACTACGTTGATGCGGAGTTCGGATCGGGCTGCGTCAAAATCACGCCCGCGCACGACTTCAATGATTACGCCATGGGTGAGCGACATGACTTACCGCTCATCAACATTCTCACAGCAGACGCGCACATCAACGATAATGCACCAGAGGCCTTCAGAGGACTGGAGCGTTTCGAAGCAAGAGCGGCTGTCATCTCAGCTATGGAAAATTTGGGTCTTTTAGAAAAAACAGAAGACCATACGTTAAAGGTACCTCGAGGCGATCGATCAGGTGTCGTTATCGAACCCTGGCTAACGCTGCAGTGGTACGTGGACGCGAAGAAACTGGCGGGGCCCGCAATTGAAGCGGTCGAATCGGGTGCGATCGAATTCGTCCCAAAACAATGGGAGAACACCTATTTCGCTTGGATGCGTGATATTCAAGACTGGTGCATCAGTCGCCAACTTTGGTGGGGCCACCGAATACCCGCTTGGTATGACACAGATGGCAATGTCTACGTAGGCGAGGATGAAACCCTAATTAGACAGGAGAACGGCCTCGATAACGATGTAGAACTTCGCCAAGACGATGATGTACTTGATACCTGGTTCTCTTCAGCACTTTGGACTTTTTCAACGCTGGGCTGGCCAGAAGAAACCGAGGAACTAGAGAGGTTCCATCCGGCGTCGGTACTTGTGACAGGCTTTGACATCATCTTCTTCTGGGTAGCCAGAATGATCATGATGACACTGCATCTGAAGGGGGAAATACCCTTCAAGCAGGTTTATGTACACGGTCTAGTTCGCGATGCGGAAGGGCAGAAAATGTCCAAATCCAAAGGCAATGTATTAGACCCAATCGATCTGATCGATGGCATTGAACTTGAGGATCTCGTTACAAAGCGAACATCGAGCATGATGCAACCAAAGCAGGCGCAGAAAGTCGAAAAGGCGACCCGCAAACAGTTCCCGGACGGCATTCCTGGATACGGTACCGACGCACTGCGATTTACCTTCTACTCTCTGGCATCGACCGGTCGTGATATCAAATTCGATCTCGGACGAATGGAAGGGTTCAGAAATTTCTGCAACAAGCTATGGAATGCGTCACGGTACGTATTGATGAATACTGAGGCGTTCGCGCTCACAAGCGAGAAGCCTAGCTTCAGCCTCGCTGACCGATGGATTCGCAGCCAACTGCAACAAGTCATCGCAGAGACCAGCCGTAATATTGAGCATTACCGTTTTGACCACGCCGCGCAGACACTGTACGACTTTGTTTGGAACGAATACTGTGATTGGTACCTTGAGCTTTCGAAGCCGGTCCTTTGGAGCGACGATGCCTCAGCCTCCCAAAAGCACGGGACGTTGCTCACCTTGCTCGAGGTGCTGGAAACCGTTTTGCGGCTTCTCCACCCCATGATGCCCTTCATCACGGAAGAAATTTGGCAAAACGTCGCGCCACGCCTTGATCGCCATGGCGACACCATCATGTTGGCCCAATGGCCATCGAGCGATGCTGAGGAGGTCGACACCGCCGCGGAGGACGATATCGAGTGGCTAAAAACCGTTATTACTGCCGTGAGAACAATCAGGAGTGAAGCGAATATTCCGCCCGGGGAAGCCTTGGAAGTGCTGTTTGGCAATGCAACAGAAACAGACAAGGCAAACGTCGAGAAACTGGGACAGTCACTTGAAAAAATGGCCAAGGTAAAACGTACGACCGTGCTGGGAAATTCAGACGATAGGCCTCCCGCTCTCAGTGCGCTGGCCGGTACGCTCGAAGTAATGGTGCCCATGGCCGGCGTTGTTGACATCGAGAAAGAGCTGACGCGACTCGAAAAAGAGCTTGAACGGATGAAAACTGAGCAGGCGCGTATTGCCGCAAAGCTTGGGAATCAAAATTTTGTCGATCGAGCACCGCAGGCGGTTGTTGACAAGGAAAAAGTGAAGCTTGAGGAACTTGAAACGGGTATTTCTTCAATATCGGCTCAAAAATCGAAAATTGAGGAGTTGCGTTAA
- a CDS encoding DNA polymerase III subunit chi yields MTRIDFYVVKTAGADARLNVAARLTEKALGRGHRIFINCESAEQLSALDSYLWEFKATSFVPHEVASNQTDERVVLGFEQGPETHNDVLINLALSPPSYFAQFERVAEVVTQDEASLDALRSAWRHYRDRGYPLQKHELP; encoded by the coding sequence ATGACTCGGATTGATTTTTATGTTGTGAAAACGGCGGGGGCTGATGCACGACTAAATGTCGCCGCAAGGCTTACGGAAAAAGCGCTCGGGCGCGGTCACCGTATTTTCATAAATTGTGAATCAGCCGAGCAACTCAGCGCATTGGATAGCTATCTATGGGAATTTAAGGCTACGAGCTTCGTCCCCCATGAGGTCGCCAGTAACCAGACAGATGAACGGGTGGTTTTAGGGTTTGAACAAGGACCTGAGACACATAACGACGTGCTCATCAATCTTGCCTTATCGCCTCCCTCATATTTTGCACAGTTTGAGCGCGTGGCGGAGGTCGTGACCCAGGATGAGGCGTCGCTGGATGCGTTAAGAAGTGCCTGGAGGCACTACCGGGACAGAGGCTACCCTTTGCAGAAGCATGAACTGCCTTGA
- a CDS encoding leucyl aminopeptidase codes for MTKLTVTAAKAIKVGNAKHELVVVPLFTNQAVAGQSAAVDAAAGGVLQRAIDMGEAEAKLGKVTSMIGTESVARIVAVGCGDREKFGRDAQLAVTGAIGRSLAASKAKAATIVTDNVSDDADSAASFLEFLARDVAMGCYHYTATVGSPKPGPVLTKLSVAVGDMLSAAKAKAALHNGLAIGQGANVTRELVNLPGNVCTPSYLAKEARTLGRKYDALSVSVLDEKKMESLGMGSLLSVGNGSDEPSKLIVIKYQGGNAKDAPYCLVGKGITFDTGGISLKPAKGMESMKFDMGGAGSVFGVMQAVAELNLKINVIGVVAAAENMPSGCATKPGDVVTSMSGKTIEILNTDAEGRLVLCDALTYVERFKPAEVVDIATLTGAIIVALGHEATGLFANDDSLAEALTAAGQASGDEAWRLPINKRYDKQLNTKYADMQNIGTGSAGSITAACFLARFTENYKWAHLDVAGTAFQSMQKGATGRPVPLLVEYLRQK; via the coding sequence ATGACAAAACTGACGGTGACAGCAGCCAAAGCCATAAAAGTCGGAAATGCAAAGCACGAGCTCGTCGTTGTTCCGCTTTTCACCAATCAAGCCGTTGCGGGGCAATCAGCCGCTGTTGATGCAGCCGCAGGGGGCGTGCTGCAGCGGGCCATTGACATGGGAGAAGCCGAGGCAAAACTTGGAAAAGTCACGAGTATGATTGGAACCGAGTCTGTTGCCCGCATTGTTGCAGTGGGATGCGGTGATCGCGAAAAATTTGGCCGCGACGCGCAGCTTGCTGTCACTGGTGCCATCGGACGATCACTTGCGGCAAGCAAAGCCAAAGCGGCAACCATCGTGACCGATAATGTCAGCGATGACGCCGACTCGGCAGCCTCTTTTTTGGAGTTCCTTGCGCGCGATGTGGCGATGGGCTGTTATCACTACACCGCAACAGTTGGATCGCCAAAACCAGGTCCTGTGCTCACCAAACTCAGTGTGGCAGTCGGTGACATGTTGAGTGCGGCAAAAGCAAAGGCCGCTTTACATAATGGTTTAGCCATTGGGCAAGGCGCTAACGTCACACGAGAACTTGTCAATCTACCCGGCAATGTCTGCACACCGTCCTATCTCGCAAAAGAAGCGCGCACACTCGGGCGCAAATATGACGCACTCTCTGTGTCTGTACTGGACGAAAAAAAGATGGAGTCCCTGGGCATGGGGTCGCTTTTATCCGTCGGGAACGGTAGTGATGAGCCCTCAAAACTGATCGTCATTAAGTACCAAGGAGGCAACGCCAAAGATGCGCCTTATTGCTTGGTTGGAAAAGGCATCACTTTTGACACCGGCGGTATCTCGCTTAAGCCCGCGAAAGGCATGGAGTCGATGAAATTCGATATGGGTGGCGCGGGTTCGGTATTCGGGGTAATGCAGGCCGTCGCAGAACTGAATCTGAAGATAAACGTTATTGGCGTCGTTGCTGCGGCTGAGAATATGCCGAGTGGCTGTGCCACGAAGCCTGGCGATGTTGTGACCTCGATGTCAGGTAAAACAATTGAAATATTGAACACAGACGCAGAGGGACGATTGGTACTGTGCGATGCGCTGACCTATGTAGAGCGTTTTAAACCCGCGGAGGTGGTTGATATCGCAACGTTGACCGGCGCGATTATTGTGGCTTTGGGTCATGAAGCGACAGGGCTTTTTGCGAACGACGATAGCCTTGCAGAGGCACTCACAGCGGCGGGGCAAGCGTCAGGAGATGAGGCGTGGCGGTTACCGATTAACAAGCGATATGACAAGCAACTCAACACCAAGTACGCGGACATGCAAAATATAGGTACAGGATCCGCAGGGAGTATCACAGCGGCTTGCTTCCTTGCGAGGTTCACCGAAAACTATAAGTGGGCCCACCTTGACGTCGCTGGGACCGCGTTCCAAAGCATGCAAAAAGGCGCTACCGGTAGACCGGTTCCGCTACTTGTTGAGTATTTACGCCAAAAGTAA
- the lptF gene encoding LPS export ABC transporter permease LptF yields MRAARYLTYDVMTHTGAVSLVLFLVVFSGRFIKYLAEAAIGDLSAGILLPIMIYKLPAFFELILPLGFYIGVLLSFGRLYADSEMVIFRASGTSQWQLLSRISIATVVTTVLVGTLALFLGPNGAAKANALLAEPRSAEGMHVLAEGRFKKQRGGDYVTYVEQIDEDGVMTTVFVAERQRSETGTVLSTTLAARGAIEIDPDSGRRYLQLSNGNRYSVSPGRAELTRARFDGYRSLIPEVEGGLRSQAQVETLPTTALLGSDNPEHIAILGWRISLAFIVPIMVLFAIPLSRTDSRGGRYAKLGPALIVFLLYFVALSQARSIAEEGGSFSVFAIVHLIFGLMGALLMMSDDLPRLFSRKGFKGDGPQSNHKVTAS; encoded by the coding sequence ATGAGAGCAGCACGGTACTTGACCTACGACGTGATGACACACACCGGAGCCGTATCCCTGGTTCTGTTCTTGGTGGTGTTTAGCGGGCGCTTTATCAAATATCTCGCGGAGGCTGCCATTGGTGATCTGTCGGCGGGCATATTGCTTCCCATAATGATCTACAAACTACCCGCGTTTTTCGAGTTGATTCTACCGCTGGGTTTCTACATCGGCGTTTTACTGTCATTTGGCCGTCTCTACGCTGATAGCGAAATGGTGATTTTTCGTGCGAGTGGCACCAGTCAATGGCAGTTACTGAGTCGGATCTCGATTGCAACGGTCGTCACAACAGTGCTGGTTGGGACGCTGGCGTTATTTCTAGGCCCTAACGGCGCTGCCAAGGCGAATGCGCTGTTGGCCGAGCCGCGATCTGCGGAGGGAATGCACGTACTGGCCGAAGGCCGTTTTAAAAAGCAGCGCGGGGGTGATTATGTGACCTACGTGGAGCAAATCGATGAAGATGGGGTCATGACCACCGTTTTTGTCGCGGAGCGGCAGCGTTCGGAGACCGGTACGGTGCTCTCTACGACGCTTGCAGCGCGCGGTGCAATTGAGATTGACCCTGATTCGGGGCGCCGGTATCTGCAATTATCGAATGGTAATCGCTATAGCGTTAGCCCTGGGAGGGCTGAACTGACACGAGCGCGATTTGATGGGTATCGATCACTCATTCCAGAAGTGGAGGGCGGACTTCGATCTCAAGCACAAGTCGAGACACTTCCGACGACGGCGCTCCTTGGCAGTGATAATCCCGAACACATTGCGATTCTGGGGTGGCGTATCTCACTGGCCTTCATTGTTCCAATTATGGTGCTATTTGCCATACCGCTCAGTCGGACGGACAGCAGGGGTGGACGCTACGCTAAATTGGGCCCAGCGCTGATCGTTTTTTTGCTGTATTTCGTTGCGTTATCCCAGGCGCGGTCGATCGCAGAGGAGGGAGGTTCTTTCTCTGTGTTTGCGATCGTTCATTTGATTTTTGGGCTCATGGGTGCGCTGCTCATGATGTCTGACGATCTTCCTCGTCTATTTAGTCGGAAGGGCTTTAAGGGTGACGGCCCCCAGAGCAATCACAAGGTGACGGCATCGTGA
- the lptG gene encoding LPS export ABC transporter permease LptG has protein sequence MRQLDRYLMTNLFWSILGVLGVLVGLDALSQLIDDLGDLSDTYHFSDLLVFIGLTIPRRIQEFVPYATLIGALFGLGRLATTSELTVMRTAGLSLPTLAWMAIKPALIIALGGFCVGEYVAPVSEQMAISQRALAQRDDPNMAGRYGAWNRDGNTFINVEAVQRGGLIFGVILIEFDEQGTLTRTVSADRGTYQSQQWLLEGVSITEVSETGTRVERLTTKTWESEITPNLLTLDAVKPESLPATQLWQYAAYLRGQGLLANDIELAFWNKVLQPLSCAGLVVLAMSFIFGPLREGNMSTRIFVGVLAGVIFRISQDFFGPLSLLLGLGGGVAALLTVLLCWVAGIGLLRRQL, from the coding sequence GTGAGACAGCTTGATCGCTACCTCATGACTAACCTCTTTTGGTCAATCCTGGGGGTTTTGGGCGTTCTGGTCGGATTGGATGCATTGAGTCAATTGATAGATGACTTGGGTGACCTGAGTGACACTTATCACTTTTCTGATCTACTGGTCTTTATTGGCTTGACGATTCCCAGACGAATTCAAGAGTTTGTGCCTTACGCGACGCTGATTGGTGCGCTTTTCGGCCTCGGTAGATTGGCAACGACCAGTGAGTTAACCGTTATGAGGACGGCCGGTCTCTCGCTTCCAACGCTCGCTTGGATGGCGATTAAGCCCGCCTTGATCATCGCTCTCGGGGGATTTTGCGTTGGCGAGTACGTGGCGCCCGTCTCCGAACAAATGGCGATTAGCCAGCGAGCGCTTGCTCAGCGAGATGATCCGAATATGGCAGGTCGCTACGGTGCCTGGAATCGCGATGGTAATACCTTTATCAACGTCGAGGCAGTTCAGCGTGGCGGACTCATCTTTGGCGTTATATTGATTGAGTTTGACGAGCAAGGAACGCTGACACGAACGGTCAGTGCTGACAGAGGGACGTATCAGAGCCAGCAATGGCTGCTCGAGGGTGTATCGATTACGGAGGTGTCAGAGACGGGCACGCGCGTTGAGCGGTTGACAACAAAAACCTGGGAATCCGAAATCACCCCGAATCTTTTAACGCTCGATGCGGTGAAACCAGAGAGCCTACCGGCGACTCAGCTTTGGCAATACGCTGCTTACTTGAGGGGGCAAGGTTTGCTAGCCAATGACATCGAACTGGCGTTCTGGAATAAAGTACTGCAGCCGCTATCGTGTGCAGGGCTCGTTGTTTTGGCGATGTCATTCATCTTTGGCCCTCTGCGTGAGGGTAATATGAGTACACGAATCTTCGTCGGTGTCCTCGCGGGCGTCATTTTTAGGATTAGTCAGGACTTTTTTGGGCCACTGAGTTTGCTTTTAGGCTTGGGCGGCGGGGTCGCGGCCTTGTTAACGGTGCTGTTGTGTTGGGTGGCTGGAATCGGGCTGCTACGCAGACAGCTCTGA
- a CDS encoding RDD family protein: MSASSPDDMARYPRAPVWRHLLAMIYDLFLIIPLLMVTAALLVGFYGPVESASERAVPAWQQWVLSFAALVAFFGVFWRQQGQTLGMQAWRVKLVVQADLERQVTWKQVLIRVATAGLPLLAALIPFVYTDINNAHIAVYLFSGTLAVMGILWRFTNRPRHYLHDVLSGTELRQTPKRAKQKKQ; encoded by the coding sequence TTGAGCGCTTCCTCCCCCGATGATATGGCCCGTTATCCACGAGCACCTGTGTGGCGCCACCTGCTAGCCATGATCTACGACCTTTTTCTCATCATCCCCCTTTTGATGGTCACGGCCGCATTGCTCGTGGGGTTTTATGGTCCTGTTGAAAGTGCCTCCGAACGAGCGGTCCCTGCGTGGCAGCAGTGGGTACTCTCATTCGCTGCATTGGTGGCGTTTTTTGGCGTTTTTTGGCGTCAGCAAGGTCAAACCCTCGGTATGCAGGCATGGCGAGTCAAGCTTGTGGTTCAAGCTGATTTAGAAAGGCAAGTCACTTGGAAACAGGTCCTCATTAGGGTGGCCACGGCAGGCCTACCTCTTTTGGCGGCCTTGATCCCCTTCGTCTATACCGATATCAACAATGCTCACATAGCTGTATACCTGTTCTCAGGGACGCTTGCTGTAATGGGGATACTCTGGCGCTTTACCAATCGGCCTAGACACTACTTGCATGACGTCCTTTCGGGTACTGAGTTGCGGCAAACGCCAAAGCGAGCAAAACAGAAGAAGCAGTAG
- a CDS encoding BolA family protein: MQSIQNQLQDRLEAHFSPVFAEIVNESHMHNVPPGSESHFKVTLVSDRFEGLRLVKRHQEVYGLLTDLMQGPIHALALHTMTASEWAAKGSVPDSPDCRGGGR, encoded by the coding sequence ATGCAGAGTATCCAGAATCAACTCCAAGATCGTCTCGAGGCACATTTCTCGCCAGTTTTTGCTGAAATTGTGAACGAGAGCCACATGCACAATGTGCCGCCCGGATCGGAGAGTCACTTTAAAGTCACTTTGGTCTCTGACAGGTTTGAGGGCTTGAGGTTAGTAAAGCGGCACCAAGAGGTTTATGGCTTATTGACGGACCTGATGCAGGGACCCATCCACGCGCTTGCGCTGCATACCATGACGGCATCGGAGTGGGCGGCGAAAGGCAGCGTACCCGATTCACCAGATTGCAGAGGCGGAGGTCGCTAA